In one window of Polaromonas naphthalenivorans CJ2 DNA:
- a CDS encoding circularly permuted type 2 ATP-grasp protein: protein MLNQLLADYPASPDSFDEMLDASSQPRAHWRTLLDSLAHEAPDVMRKRTESVRRQVRENGVTYNVYTDDKGMQRPWDLNVLPMILPHDEWAGIEAAVIQRATLMNRLLIDVYGEQKMLEERLLPPALIHGHAGFLRPCHGIRHKDGIALHFYAIDLARAPNGRWWAVADRTQAPSGAGYALENRSVISRTFPDLLRDLKVQHLAGFFDTMRDSLAQWGRQCAANGSGGVPLRNSEEPLIVLLTPGPYNETYYEQAYLARYLGLPLVEGSDLTVRNGMVWHKTLSGMQRVHVIMRRVDDDYCDPLELRTDSALGVAGLTDAARRGNVLIANSLGSSLLESGALLGFLPALCKRLLGEPLKMPSVATWWCGEPAALEEVIKRLDHLIIKPSVPQLRQFPVFGKDLTGNARTAFIDMLRANPKNYVAQELVRLSQAPVWKPGAASGLSARAIGLRVYACATPKGYVVMPGGLTRVATGSDSRIITMQRGGGSKDTWIQASTQAEVHGLLKRTITSQDLIRDDTHLSSRVAENLFWFGRNAERCDNTARLLRVTLNFLFNVGPANRGDEWPTVVALCTWFGLIDSREQAQSQGQGQSAESAAILNDARIEAALMQAVVSPDVSGLARQQQQLYSSASQLRERFSVDNWRALNQMVQSVSGADHQLSQSEAMTILDDATTALMTMSGFALDGMTRDLGWRFLSLGRRLERLQFQTVSLQHALGMQANGNLDWLLELSDSIITYRARYRAQPEWLPVLDLLLLDESNTRSILFQLDGVLKSLKKISLNYGPCGEEQLRLLKNELVALTPDTDLYCGNVHLIDLLYRIQIASAQMSEHISVQFFSYTGNHQTRIQTA, encoded by the coding sequence ATGTTGAATCAACTACTTGCCGATTACCCAGCTTCGCCAGATAGTTTTGATGAAATGCTGGATGCTTCAAGCCAGCCACGCGCGCACTGGCGCACCCTGTTGGACAGCCTGGCTCACGAAGCCCCCGACGTCATGCGCAAACGCACCGAATCGGTGCGACGCCAGGTGCGCGAAAACGGCGTGACCTACAACGTCTATACCGATGACAAGGGGATGCAGCGCCCCTGGGATTTGAATGTGCTGCCGATGATTCTGCCGCACGACGAATGGGCGGGCATCGAGGCAGCCGTCATTCAGCGGGCCACGCTGATGAACCGGCTTCTGATCGACGTCTATGGCGAGCAGAAAATGCTCGAAGAAAGGCTATTGCCACCGGCGCTGATTCATGGCCATGCCGGCTTCCTGCGCCCATGCCATGGCATCCGGCACAAAGACGGCATTGCCTTGCACTTTTACGCCATTGATCTGGCCCGCGCGCCCAACGGGCGCTGGTGGGCAGTGGCCGACCGGACGCAGGCGCCCTCCGGGGCCGGCTACGCACTTGAAAACCGTTCCGTCATTTCACGCACTTTTCCTGACTTGCTGCGTGATTTGAAGGTCCAGCACCTGGCAGGCTTTTTTGACACCATGCGCGACAGCCTGGCCCAATGGGGGCGCCAATGCGCGGCCAACGGCAGCGGCGGGGTTCCGCTACGCAACAGCGAAGAGCCCCTGATTGTGCTGCTCACACCCGGTCCCTATAACGAAACCTATTACGAGCAGGCCTATCTGGCGCGCTATCTTGGATTGCCACTGGTCGAGGGCAGCGACCTGACGGTGCGCAACGGAATGGTATGGCACAAGACCTTGTCCGGCATGCAGCGCGTCCATGTGATCATGCGCCGTGTCGATGATGATTATTGCGACCCGCTTGAATTGCGGACAGACTCCGCGCTGGGCGTGGCCGGATTGACCGATGCGGCAAGACGCGGCAATGTGCTGATTGCCAACAGCCTCGGATCAAGCCTGCTGGAATCGGGCGCGTTGCTCGGCTTCTTGCCGGCCCTGTGCAAGCGCCTGCTCGGCGAGCCATTAAAGATGCCTTCCGTGGCCACCTGGTGGTGCGGTGAGCCCGCCGCACTGGAAGAGGTGATCAAGAGGCTGGACCATCTCATCATCAAGCCAAGCGTTCCCCAGCTTCGGCAATTTCCCGTCTTTGGCAAAGACCTGACGGGCAATGCGCGCACGGCGTTCATCGACATGCTGCGTGCCAATCCCAAAAACTATGTGGCCCAGGAACTGGTCCGGCTGTCACAGGCGCCGGTATGGAAACCCGGTGCTGCCAGCGGTCTGAGCGCTCGCGCCATCGGCCTTCGGGTCTATGCCTGCGCCACGCCCAAAGGTTATGTGGTGATGCCCGGGGGGCTGACCCGGGTGGCAACAGGCTCGGACTCGCGCATCATCACCATGCAGCGGGGCGGTGGCAGCAAGGACACCTGGATACAGGCCAGCACACAGGCCGAGGTCCACGGCCTGCTCAAACGCACCATCACCAGCCAGGACTTGATACGCGACGATACGCATCTGTCCAGCCGCGTGGCAGAAAATCTTTTCTGGTTCGGCCGCAATGCCGAACGCTGCGACAACACCGCCCGCCTGTTGCGGGTCACGCTGAATTTCCTGTTCAATGTCGGGCCCGCAAACCGTGGCGACGAGTGGCCGACAGTCGTGGCGCTGTGCACATGGTTCGGTCTGATCGACTCCCGGGAACAGGCGCAAAGTCAGGGCCAGGGGCAGTCTGCCGAGTCCGCGGCCATCCTGAACGATGCACGCATTGAAGCCGCACTGATGCAGGCCGTGGTATCACCAGACGTTTCAGGACTGGCCAGGCAGCAGCAGCAACTCTACAGCAGTGCCAGCCAGTTGCGCGAACGTTTCTCGGTTGACAACTGGCGCGCACTCAACCAGATGGTGCAGAGCGTGTCCGGCGCCGACCACCAGTTGTCCCAATCGGAGGCGATGACCATTCTCGACGATGCGACAACCGCATTGATGACCATGTCCGGGTTCGCACTCGATGGCATGACCCGCGACCTGGGTTGGCGTTTCCTTTCCCTGGGGCGGCGCCTGGAGCGCCTGCAATTTCAGACCGTTTCGCTGCAGCATGCGCTTGGCATGCAAGCGAATGGCAATCTGGACTGGCTGCTGGAGCTGTCCGACTCCATCATCACCTACCGCGCACGCTATCGGGCGCAGCCCGAATGGCTGCCGGTGCTTGACCTGCTTTTGCTCGACGAGAGCAACACCCGCTCCATCCTGTTCCAGCTCGACGGCGTCCTGAAAAGCCTGAAAAAAATATCGCTGAACTACGGCCCGTGCGGCGAAGAGCAACTGAGGCTGCTGAAGAACGAATTGGTCGCGCTGACGCCTGATACGGACTTGTATTGCGGCAATGTGCACTTGATTGACCTTTTGTACCGTATCCAGATTGCCAGTGCGCAGATGTCAGAGCACATCAGCGTGCAGTTTTTTAGCTACACCGGCAATCATCAAACCAGGATACAGACAGCATGA
- a CDS encoding transglutaminase family protein gives MAIRVALHHKTSYHYDRLVSLSPHEVRLRPAPHARTPILSYSLTVTPEDHFINWQQDPYGNYIGRYVFPEKSDKLEFTVDLVADMTVINPFDFFVEKYAEFFPFSYPVQLTAELSPYLKTEEPGELLVEWVAAARRDILKKNLATNDFLVAVNQRLQGDIAYLLRMEPGVQTPEDTLQKRSGSCRDTGWLLVQIFREMGLAARFVSGYLIQLRADQASLDGPSGTEVDFTDLHAWTEVYIPGAGWIGLDPTSGMLASEGHIPLACTAMPSSAAPVTGFTDKAEVTFFHEMTITRIHEDPRVTKPYKEEDWQKIDLLGQQVDADLKRQDVRLTQGGEPTFVSIDDMDGAEWNTLAHGDKKRELAGQLMHRLKNHFAPGGMLHYGQGKWYPGEPLPRWALNIYWRIDGQPMWLDPTLFSDENKNDGYGYEDAERFAAELVKSLGLPAFSQIPAYEDVVQQAHLEQGLPVNLDPLQVDLKASEQRRRLARLLETGLGQVVGYVLPLKPKDLDPNIALGTAWRTSPWPLKRDHLYLTEGDSPMGLRLPLNALPWVLPEEKEPEFDVDPFAPRTALDAGQKEKRAALKARKPAPVDGNPEPRDVIHTALCVQVRNGRLHVFMPPVQRIEDYLALVTSVENTAAKLKLKLWIEGYPPPRDPRIKLLSVTPDPGVIEVNIHPAASWNELVYNMTTLYEEARLTRLGTEKFMVDGRHTGTGGGNHATLGGATAEDSPMLRRPDLLKSLITYWQNHPALSYLFSGTFIGPTSQAPRVDEARDDNLYELAIAFQQMDKVLPTMQPGDKPWMVDRLLRNLLVDLTGNTHRSEFSIDKLYSPDGPTGRLGLVEFRAFEMPPHERMSLLQMLLLRALVARFWRQPYQAKLVHWGTALHDRWMLPHFVAQDIRDVVKDLRAAGYAFEEHWFDPFIEFRFPRFGTVVYEGVEMELRQAIEPWNVLGEEMTGGGTARYVDSSVERMQLLVRGLTDGRHVIACNGRMLPLHPTGIPGEYVAGVRFRAWSPWSALHPTIRVQAPLTFDLVDTWSGRAIGGCTYHVTHPGGRSEESSPINANAAEARRFARFWAHGHTPGPMSVYKEELNPGFPMTLDLRWQPY, from the coding sequence ATGGCAATCCGTGTTGCGCTGCACCACAAAACCAGCTACCACTATGATCGCCTGGTTTCCCTGTCACCGCATGAAGTTCGCCTGCGTCCGGCGCCTCATGCGCGTACCCCGATTCTTTCGTATTCGCTGACCGTCACACCAGAAGACCACTTCATCAACTGGCAGCAGGATCCTTACGGCAATTACATTGGCCGCTACGTATTTCCTGAAAAATCGGACAAGCTGGAATTCACGGTTGACCTGGTGGCGGACATGACCGTCATCAATCCATTTGATTTCTTCGTCGAAAAATATGCTGAATTTTTCCCATTCAGTTACCCGGTCCAGCTCACGGCCGAGTTAAGCCCCTATTTGAAGACGGAAGAGCCTGGCGAATTGCTGGTCGAATGGGTCGCAGCGGCCCGTCGCGATATTCTGAAGAAAAACCTGGCGACCAACGACTTTCTGGTGGCTGTCAATCAACGGCTCCAGGGTGATATTGCCTATTTGCTGCGGATGGAGCCTGGCGTGCAAACACCCGAGGACACCCTGCAAAAACGCTCGGGCTCGTGCCGCGACACCGGCTGGTTGCTGGTGCAAATTTTTCGCGAGATGGGCTTGGCGGCACGCTTTGTGTCGGGTTACCTGATTCAGTTGCGTGCTGATCAGGCATCGCTCGACGGCCCCAGCGGAACCGAAGTTGACTTTACCGACCTGCATGCCTGGACCGAGGTGTATATCCCCGGCGCAGGCTGGATTGGACTGGACCCGACCTCAGGCATGCTGGCCAGTGAAGGCCATATTCCGCTGGCCTGTACCGCCATGCCGTCATCGGCGGCCCCGGTCACCGGCTTTACCGACAAGGCCGAGGTCACATTCTTTCATGAAATGACGATCACGCGCATTCACGAAGATCCGCGCGTGACCAAGCCTTACAAGGAAGAAGACTGGCAAAAAATCGACCTGCTCGGCCAGCAGGTTGACGCGGATCTGAAGCGCCAGGATGTGCGCCTGACCCAAGGCGGCGAGCCTACGTTTGTTTCCATCGACGATATGGATGGAGCCGAATGGAATACCCTGGCGCACGGCGATAAAAAACGCGAACTGGCCGGCCAGCTCATGCACCGCCTGAAAAATCATTTTGCGCCCGGGGGCATGCTGCATTACGGACAGGGAAAATGGTATCCGGGCGAGCCCTTGCCACGCTGGGCCTTGAACATCTATTGGCGCATCGACGGTCAACCGATGTGGCTCGACCCCACGCTGTTTTCGGATGAGAACAAGAACGACGGCTATGGTTATGAAGATGCCGAACGCTTTGCCGCTGAACTGGTCAAGTCACTGGGCCTGCCGGCTTTCAGCCAGATTCCGGCTTATGAGGACGTCGTTCAGCAAGCTCATCTGGAGCAAGGGCTGCCAGTCAACCTGGACCCACTCCAGGTTGACCTGAAGGCGTCGGAGCAGCGGCGGCGCCTGGCGCGCCTGCTGGAAACGGGCCTGGGCCAGGTCGTGGGCTATGTCTTGCCGTTAAAACCCAAGGACCTGGACCCCAATATCGCATTGGGCACGGCCTGGCGCACTTCCCCATGGCCGCTCAAACGCGATCACCTGTACCTGACCGAAGGCGACTCGCCCATGGGACTGCGCCTGCCTTTGAATGCGCTTCCCTGGGTGCTGCCCGAAGAAAAGGAGCCCGAGTTTGATGTGGATCCGTTCGCTCCCCGGACCGCACTGGATGCCGGGCAAAAGGAAAAGCGGGCCGCCCTCAAGGCCAGGAAACCTGCTCCGGTCGATGGCAACCCCGAGCCACGCGACGTGATTCATACCGCGCTGTGCGTGCAGGTGCGCAATGGACGCCTGCATGTATTCATGCCGCCAGTCCAACGCATCGAGGACTACCTGGCCCTGGTCACTTCCGTTGAAAATACCGCCGCCAAGCTGAAACTGAAACTGTGGATTGAAGGCTATCCGCCTCCGCGCGACCCGCGCATCAAGCTGCTCAGCGTGACGCCCGATCCCGGCGTCATCGAGGTGAACATTCACCCGGCGGCCAGCTGGAACGAGCTGGTCTACAACATGACTACCTTGTATGAAGAGGCGCGACTCACGCGCCTTGGCACTGAAAAGTTCATGGTCGATGGCCGGCACACCGGCACAGGTGGTGGCAACCACGCCACGCTCGGCGGCGCAACGGCCGAAGACAGTCCGATGCTGCGCCGCCCGGACCTGCTCAAGAGCCTGATCACCTACTGGCAAAACCATCCGGCGCTGTCCTATCTGTTTTCAGGCACGTTCATCGGCCCCACCAGCCAGGCGCCCCGGGTTGACGAAGCACGGGACGACAACCTGTACGAACTGGCCATTGCCTTCCAGCAGATGGACAAGGTGCTGCCCACCATGCAGCCCGGCGACAAGCCCTGGATGGTGGACCGCTTGCTGCGCAATTTGCTGGTGGACCTGACCGGAAATACGCACCGCTCGGAATTCTCCATCGACAAGCTGTATTCGCCCGATGGCCCGACCGGCCGTTTGGGGCTGGTCGAATTCCGCGCCTTCGAGATGCCGCCGCACGAGCGCATGAGCTTGCTGCAAATGCTGTTGCTGCGCGCGCTGGTGGCCCGTTTCTGGCGCCAGCCCTACCAGGCCAAGCTGGTGCACTGGGGAACGGCATTGCATGACCGCTGGATGCTGCCGCACTTTGTGGCGCAGGACATCCGCGACGTGGTCAAGGATTTGCGCGCCGCAGGCTATGCGTTTGAAGAGCACTGGTTCGATCCTTTCATCGAATTCCGTTTCCCGCGTTTTGGCACGGTGGTCTATGAGGGCGTGGAAATGGAATTGCGCCAGGCCATCGAGCCCTGGAATGTGCTGGGTGAGGAAATGACCGGCGGCGGCACCGCGCGCTATGTCGATTCGTCGGTGGAGCGCATGCAGCTGCTGGTGCGCGGACTGACCGACGGGCGCCACGTGATTGCCTGCAATGGTCGCATGCTGCCCTTGCATCCGACCGGCATTCCGGGCGAATACGTGGCGGGTGTCCGCTTTCGCGCCTGGAGTCCGTGGTCGGCCCTGCATCCGACCATCCGGGTGCAGGCGCCCTTGACGTTTGACCTGGTCGATACCTGGAGCGGCCGCGCCATTGGCGGCTGCACCTACCATGTCACGCATCCGGGCGGACGCAGCGAGGAAAGTTCGCCCATCAATGCCAACGCTGCCGAAGCACGCCGATTTGCCCGCTTTTGGGCGCATGGGCATACACCGGGACCGATGAGCGTGTATAAGGAAGAGTTGAATCCAGGCTTTCCCATGACGCTCGACTTGCGTTGGCAGCCTTACTGA
- a CDS encoding class 1 fructose-bisphosphatase yields MSPKISLTRYLVEQQRIDGHIPPELRLLIEVVARACKSISQAVNKGALGDVMGSAGSENVQGEIQKKLDIIANEVLIEANEWGGHLAAMASEEMDDIYVVPNRYPQGEYLLMFDPLDGSSNIDVNVSIGTIFSVLKKSEDDRGVEESDFLQAGNQQVAAGYCVYGPQTTLVLTVGDGVAMFTLDREQGSFVLTEENVTIPDDTQEFAINMSNMRHWDEPVKRYINECLEGKDGPRGKDFNMRWIASMVADVHRILCRGGVFLYPWDKREPEKAGKLRLMYEANPMSWLIEQAGGAATNGKQRILDIQPTKLHERVSVILGSKNEVERLTAYHSGL; encoded by the coding sequence ATGTCCCCAAAAATTTCCCTCACGCGCTACTTGGTCGAGCAGCAGCGCATCGACGGCCACATTCCGCCCGAGCTGCGCCTGCTGATCGAAGTGGTGGCCAGAGCCTGTAAAAGCATCAGCCAGGCCGTCAACAAAGGCGCGCTCGGCGACGTGATGGGCAGCGCCGGCAGTGAAAACGTGCAGGGCGAAATCCAGAAAAAACTCGACATCATCGCCAATGAAGTGCTGATCGAGGCCAACGAATGGGGCGGCCACCTGGCAGCCATGGCCTCGGAGGAAATGGACGATATTTACGTGGTGCCCAACCGCTATCCGCAGGGCGAGTACCTGCTGATGTTCGATCCGCTCGACGGCTCCAGCAACATCGACGTGAACGTCAGCATCGGCACCATCTTCAGCGTGCTGAAAAAGTCCGAAGATGATCGTGGCGTCGAGGAAAGCGACTTCCTGCAGGCGGGCAACCAGCAGGTCGCGGCCGGTTACTGCGTCTATGGTCCGCAGACCACGCTGGTGCTGACGGTCGGCGACGGCGTGGCCATGTTCACCCTGGACCGCGAGCAAGGCTCGTTCGTGCTGACCGAAGAAAACGTCACCATCCCGGACGACACCCAGGAATTTGCCATCAACATGAGCAACATGCGGCACTGGGACGAACCGGTCAAGCGCTACATCAACGAGTGCCTCGAAGGCAAGGACGGCCCGCGCGGCAAAGACTTCAACATGCGCTGGATTGCCTCCATGGTCGCCGACGTGCACCGCATCCTGTGCCGGGGCGGAGTGTTCTTGTACCCGTGGGACAAGCGCGAACCAGAAAAGGCCGGCAAGCTGCGCCTGATGTACGAAGCCAACCCCATGAGCTGGCTGATCGAGCAGGCCGGCGGCGCCGCCACCAACGGCAAGCAGCGCATCCTCGACATCCAGCCCACCAAACTGCACGAGCGCGTCAGCGTGATTCTGGGCTCTAAAAATGAAGTTGAGCGGCTCACCGCCTATCACTCCGGGCTATAA
- the pepN gene encoding aminopeptidase N, protein MLQMIDDRGTGPGAVVINRADYLAPAYWIDSVDLCFDLDPAKTRVLNKMTLRRNPDVPAQPLKLDGEELNLARVLVNGQGTSFKIEGGQLVLCDLPDAFELEIFTTTCPSKNTKLMGLYVSNDSFFTQCEAEGFRRITYFLDRPDVMASYSVTLRADKAKYPVLLSNGNLVAHGPLEDGPNGARHFAKWVDPHKKPSYLFALVAGQLVCREQRITSRAGKEHLLQVYVRPGDLDKTEHAMVSLMHSVAWDEARFGLSLDLERFMIVATSDFNMGAMENKGLNIFNTKYVLANQATATDVDFSNIESVVGHEYFHNWTGNRITCRDWFQLSLKEGLTVFRDQEFSQDLCAQPSARAVKRIEDVRVLRTAQFPEDAGPMAHPVRPDSYIEISNFYTVTIYEKGAEVVRMMQTLVASISDPLGRDGFARGMTLYFERHDGQAVTCDDFAQAIADANPMSDLARLLPQFKRWYSQAGTPRVEALGVYDAAARTYTLTLSQTCWPTPGQPVKEPFVIPVGLGLLGVDGQDLPLQLADEPSAIAGTRTVVLTQASESFTFVNLDAEPVPSILRGFTAPVVLEFGYTDAQLLHLLAHDSDPFNRWEAGQRLAVTSAVNAIKSIATSADGTCANVLNDAYLGAMREVLRHPTLDSAFKDLVLTLPSETYLAEQLDVVDPQHIHAVREAMRQQLATALKADWEAAYAANHDTGAYTPDPESSGRRALAGMALTHLCLAARTSGDAVWPGKTLQRFKDAGNMTDRFNALAALVSSSHALADQALALFHAMFKDEALVIDKWFSLQTSAPDRGGNILPAVKQLMKHADFSLKNPNRARSVISTFCQGNPAGFHRLDAAGYDFWCERVIELDAINPQVAARLARALDRWSKLAEPYRSNARQAITRVAARSDLSKDTLEVVTRALGQ, encoded by the coding sequence ATGCTGCAAATGATTGATGATCGCGGAACTGGACCCGGAGCCGTGGTCATCAACCGCGCCGACTACCTGGCCCCGGCCTACTGGATTGACAGCGTCGATCTGTGTTTTGACCTGGACCCGGCAAAAACGCGCGTGCTCAACAAGATGACGCTGCGCCGCAACCCGGACGTGCCAGCGCAGCCGCTCAAGCTGGACGGCGAGGAACTCAACCTGGCGCGCGTGCTGGTCAACGGGCAAGGCACGTCGTTCAAGATCGAAGGCGGCCAGCTGGTGCTGTGCGACCTGCCCGATGCCTTCGAGCTGGAAATCTTCACCACCACCTGCCCGTCCAAAAACACCAAGCTGATGGGCCTGTACGTCAGCAACGACTCGTTCTTCACGCAGTGCGAAGCCGAGGGTTTCAGGCGCATCACCTATTTCCTGGACCGCCCGGACGTGATGGCCAGCTACAGCGTCACGCTGCGCGCCGACAAGGCCAAATACCCGGTGCTGCTGTCCAACGGCAACCTGGTGGCGCATGGCCCGCTCGAAGACGGCCCGAACGGCGCGCGCCACTTCGCCAAATGGGTCGATCCGCACAAAAAACCCAGCTACCTGTTTGCGCTGGTGGCCGGCCAGCTGGTCTGCCGCGAGCAGCGCATCACCTCGCGCGCCGGCAAGGAGCATCTGCTGCAGGTCTATGTGCGCCCCGGCGACCTCGACAAGACCGAGCATGCCATGGTCTCGCTGATGCATTCGGTGGCCTGGGACGAAGCGCGCTTTGGCTTGAGCCTGGACCTCGAACGCTTCATGATCGTCGCCACCAGCGACTTCAACATGGGCGCCATGGAGAACAAGGGCCTGAATATCTTCAACACCAAGTACGTGCTGGCGAACCAGGCCACGGCGACCGATGTTGACTTTTCAAACATCGAAAGCGTTGTCGGCCACGAGTATTTCCACAACTGGACCGGCAACCGCATCACCTGCCGCGACTGGTTCCAGCTCAGCCTGAAGGAAGGCCTGACGGTGTTCCGCGACCAGGAGTTTTCGCAGGATTTGTGCGCCCAGCCTTCAGCCCGCGCCGTCAAGCGCATCGAGGATGTGCGCGTGCTGCGAACCGCCCAGTTCCCCGAGGACGCCGGCCCGATGGCGCACCCGGTGCGGCCCGACAGCTACATCGAGATCAGCAACTTCTACACCGTCACGATTTACGAAAAAGGCGCCGAAGTCGTGCGCATGATGCAGACGCTGGTCGCGAGCATCAGCGACCCGCTGGGTCGGGACGGCTTTGCCCGGGGCATGACGCTCTACTTCGAGCGGCATGACGGCCAGGCCGTGACCTGCGACGACTTTGCGCAGGCCATCGCCGACGCCAATCCGATGTCGGATCTGGCGCGCCTGCTGCCGCAATTCAAGCGCTGGTACAGCCAGGCCGGCACGCCGCGCGTGGAAGCCCTGGGCGTGTATGACGCTGCGGCGCGCACTTACACCCTGACGCTGTCGCAAACCTGCTGGCCGACGCCGGGCCAGCCGGTCAAGGAGCCGTTTGTGATTCCGGTCGGCCTGGGACTGCTGGGTGTTGACGGCCAGGACTTGCCGCTGCAACTGGCGGACGAACCCTCTGCTATCGCAGGAACCCGCACCGTCGTGCTGACGCAGGCCAGCGAAAGCTTCACCTTCGTCAACCTCGACGCCGAACCCGTTCCGTCCATCCTGCGCGGCTTCACGGCGCCCGTGGTGCTGGAGTTCGGCTACACCGACGCCCAGTTGCTGCATTTGCTGGCGCACGACAGCGACCCGTTCAACCGCTGGGAAGCCGGGCAGCGCCTGGCGGTCACCAGCGCCGTAAACGCTATTAAATCTATAGCTACAAGCGCAGATGGGACATGCGCAAACGTGCTAAATGATGCTTATTTAGGCGCCATGCGCGAGGTTTTGCGCCACCCGACGCTCGATTCCGCCTTCAAGGACCTGGTGCTGACGCTGCCGTCCGAGACCTACCTGGCCGAGCAGCTCGACGTGGTCGATCCGCAGCACATCCATGCCGTGCGCGAAGCGATGCGCCAGCAACTCGCCACCGCACTCAAGGCCGACTGGGAAGCGGCGTATGCAGCCAACCACGACACCGGCGCCTACACGCCCGACCCGGAATCAAGCGGCCGCCGCGCCTTGGCCGGCATGGCGCTGACGCACCTGTGCCTGGCGGCCCGGACCAGCGGCGATGCCGTATGGCCGGGCAAGACCTTGCAGCGCTTCAAGGACGCCGGCAACATGACCGACCGTTTCAACGCCCTGGCCGCGCTGGTGTCCAGCAGCCATGCCCTGGCAGACCAGGCGCTGGCGCTGTTTCACGCCATGTTCAAGGACGAGGCGCTGGTCATCGACAAATGGTTCAGCCTGCAGACCAGCGCACCGGATCGCGGCGGCAACATCCTGCCGGCGGTCAAACAGCTCATGAAGCATGCCGACTTCAGCCTGAAAAACCCCAACCGCGCCCGCAGCGTCATCAGCACCTTCTGCCAGGGCAACCCGGCCGGGTTTCACCGGCTCGATGCGGCCGGCTACGATTTCTGGTGCGAACGCGTGATCGAGCTGGACGCCATCAACCCGCAGGTGGCCGCCCGGCTGGCGCGCGCGCTGGACCGCTGGAGCAAGCTGGCCGAGCCCTACCGCAGCAACGCGCGCCAGGCCATCACGCGTGTCGCCGCCCGCTCCGACCTGAGCAAAGACACCCTTGAAGTGGTGACGCGCGCACTGGGCCAGTAA
- the prfB gene encoding peptide chain release factor 2 (programmed frameshift), with protein sequence MDAEHINIISNQIQDLSNRVNELRGYLDYPAKARKLNEVNAALEDPKVWDNPKRAQELGREKKSLEDVVLILDRLEQELSDNTELFEMSKDDNDEAGMRAIEGEAAKVAAEVEKMEFRRMFNNPADPLNCFLDIQAGAGGTEACDWASMLLRQYLKYAERKGFKTTIEDESAGDTAGIKGATIKIEGEYAFGLLRTETGVHRLVRKSPFDSSGGRHTSFASVFVYPEIDDSIEIDINPADVRTDTYRASGAGGQHINKTDSAVRLTHIPTGIVVQCQEGRSQHGNRDVAWKRLRSRLYDFELRKQQEAQQKLEDTKTDVGWGHQIRSYVLDNSRIKDLRTNYETSATQKVLDGDLDPFIEASLKQGV encoded by the exons ATGGACGCAGAACACATCAACATCATCTCCAACCAGATTCAAGACCTGAGCAACCGGGTGAATGAACTCAGGGGGTATCTT GACTACCCTGCCAAAGCCCGAAAACTGAACGAAGTCAACGCCGCGCTCGAAGACCCCAAGGTCTGGGACAACCCCAAGCGTGCGCAGGAACTCGGCCGCGAGAAAAAATCGCTCGAAGACGTGGTGCTCATCCTGGACCGGCTGGAGCAGGAACTGTCGGACAACACGGAGCTGTTCGAGATGTCGAAGGACGACAACGACGAAGCCGGCATGCGCGCCATCGAAGGCGAAGCCGCCAAGGTTGCCGCAGAGGTCGAGAAGATGGAATTTCGCCGGATGTTCAACAACCCGGCCGACCCGCTCAATTGCTTCCTCGACATCCAGGCCGGCGCCGGCGGCACCGAAGCCTGCGACTGGGCCAGCATGCTGCTGCGCCAGTACCTGAAATACGCCGAGCGCAAGGGTTTCAAGACCACGATTGAAGACGAGTCCGCTGGCGACACCGCCGGCATCAAGGGCGCGACCATCAAGATCGAGGGCGAGTACGCCTTTGGCCTGCTGCGCACCGAAACCGGCGTTCACCGGCTGGTGCGCAAGTCGCCGTTCGACTCGTCGGGCGGGCGCCACACCTCGTTTGCCTCGGTGTTCGTCTATCCGGAAATTGACGACTCGATTGAAATCGACATCAACCCGGCGGACGTGCGCACCGACACCTACCGCGCCAGCGGCGCGGGCGGCCAGCACATCAACAAGACCGATTCGGCCGTTCGCCTGACGCACATCCCGACCGGCATCGTCGTGCAGTGCCAGGAAGGCCGCTCGCAGCACGGCAACCGCGATGTCGCCTGGAAGCGCCTGCGCTCACGCCTGTATGACTTCGAGTTGCGCAAGCAGCAGGAAGCGCAGCAAAAGCTCGAAGACACCAAGACCGACGTGGGCTGGGGCCACCAGATCCGCAGTTATGTGCTGGACAACAGCCGCATCAAGGACTTGCGCACCAACTACGAAACCTCGGCGACGCAAAAAGTGCTGGATGGCGACCTCGATCCGTTCATCGAGGCGTCGCTGAAGCAAGGCGTCTGA